A region from the uncultured Stenotrophomonas sp. genome encodes:
- a CDS encoding DNA-3-methyladenine glycosylase I has product MSSYCDFAPGHPVHAHYHAREYGFPQRAEPELFERLVLEINQAGLSWETILRKRDGFRRAYHGFDVDTVAAYGEADVARLLDDAGIIRNRLKVRAAIHNANVIRGLRDSHGGFAQWLDAHHPRDKAGWVKLFKQTFRFTGGEITGEFLMSLGYLPGAHRADCPVLADIVACNPPWTRGS; this is encoded by the coding sequence GGTTCATGCGCACTACCACGCCCGTGAATACGGTTTCCCGCAACGCGCCGAGCCGGAACTGTTCGAGAGGCTGGTGCTGGAGATCAACCAGGCCGGGCTAAGCTGGGAAACCATCCTGCGCAAGCGCGACGGTTTCCGCCGCGCCTACCACGGCTTCGACGTGGATACGGTGGCCGCCTACGGCGAGGCCGACGTCGCACGCCTGCTGGATGATGCCGGCATCATCCGCAACCGGCTGAAGGTACGGGCCGCCATCCACAACGCCAACGTGATCCGCGGCCTGCGCGATTCGCATGGCGGTTTCGCGCAATGGCTGGACGCCCACCACCCGCGCGACAAGGCCGGCTGGGTGAAGCTGTTCAAGCAGACCTTCCGCTTCACCGGCGGCGAGATCACCGGCGAGTTCCTGATGAGCCTGGGCTACCTGCCCGGCGCGCACCGCGCCGATTGCCCGGTGCTGGCCGACATCGTCGCCTGCAACCCGCCGTGGACGCGGGGCTCGTAG
- the pilT gene encoding twitching motility protein (Evidence 2a : Function of homologous gene experimentally demonstrated in an other organism; Product type ph : phenotype): MDIAELLAFSVKNKASDLHLSAGLPPMIRVDGDVRRINIPALDHKQVHALVYDIMSDKQRRDYEEFLEVDFSFEIPSLARFRVNAFNQNRGAGAVFRTIPSEVLTLEDLGCPPVFRQLIEQPQGLILVTGPTGSGKSTTLAAMIDHINKNDYGHILTVEDPIEFVHTSQKCLINQREVHRDTHGFNEALRSALREDPDIILVGELRDLETIRLALTAAETGHLVFGTLHTSSAAKTIDRIIDVFPAGEKPMVRSMLSESLRAVISQALLKKVGGGRIASHEIMVATPAIRNLIREDKVAQMYSAIQTGQQVGMQTLDQNLQDLVKRSLITRNQAREYAKDKRLFE; this comes from the coding sequence ATGGATATCGCCGAACTTCTGGCGTTCTCGGTCAAGAACAAAGCGTCGGACCTGCACCTGTCCGCCGGCCTGCCGCCGATGATCCGCGTGGACGGCGACGTGCGCCGCATCAACATCCCGGCGCTGGACCACAAGCAGGTGCATGCGCTGGTCTACGACATCATGTCGGACAAGCAGCGCCGCGATTACGAGGAATTCCTCGAGGTCGATTTCTCCTTCGAGATTCCGTCGCTGGCGCGCTTCCGCGTCAATGCCTTCAACCAGAACCGCGGCGCCGGTGCGGTGTTCCGCACCATTCCCTCGGAAGTGCTGACGCTGGAGGACCTGGGCTGCCCGCCGGTGTTCCGCCAGCTGATCGAGCAGCCGCAGGGCCTGATCCTGGTGACCGGCCCGACCGGCTCGGGCAAGTCGACCACGCTGGCGGCGATGATCGACCACATCAACAAGAACGACTACGGCCACATCCTCACCGTCGAGGACCCGATCGAATTCGTCCACACCTCGCAGAAGTGCCTGATCAACCAGCGCGAGGTGCACCGTGATACCCACGGCTTCAACGAGGCGTTGCGCTCGGCGCTGCGCGAGGACCCGGACATCATCCTGGTCGGCGAATTGCGCGACCTTGAAACCATCCGCCTGGCGCTGACTGCTGCCGAAACCGGCCACCTGGTGTTCGGTACCCTGCACACCAGTTCGGCGGCCAAGACCATCGACCGCATCATCGACGTGTTCCCGGCCGGCGAGAAGCCGATGGTGCGCTCGATGCTGTCCGAATCGCTGCGCGCGGTGATCTCGCAGGCGCTGCTGAAGAAGGTCGGCGGCGGCCGCATAGCCTCGCACGAGATCATGGTGGCCACCCCGGCCATCCGCAACCTGATCCGTGAGGACAAGGTGGCGCAGATGTACTCGGCGATCCAGACCGGCCAGCAGGTGGGCATGCAGACCCTCGACCAGAACCTGCAGGATCTGGTCAAGCGCAGCCTGATCACTCGCAACCAGGCCAGGGAATACGCCAAGGACAAGCGCCTGTTCGAGTGA
- the pilU gene encoding twitching motility protein (Evidence 2b : Function of strongly homologous gene; Product type ph : phenotype), producing the protein MSTIDFTSFLKLMAHQKASDLFITAAMPPSMKVNGKISPITQTPLTPQQSRDMVLNVMTPAQREEFEKTHECNFAIGLSGVGRFRVSCFYQRNQVGMVLRRIETRIPTVEELSLPPVIKTLAMTKRGIILFVGATGTGKSTSLAAMIGYRNQNSTGHIITIEDPIEFVHKHEGCIVTQREVGIDTDSWEAALKNTLRQAPDVIMIGEIRTREGMDHAIAFAETGHLVLATLHANNANQAMDRIINFFPEDRRNQLLMDLSLNLKGVVAQQLVPTPDGKARRVAMEILLGTPLVQDYIRDGEIHKLKEVMKDSVQLGMKTFDQSLFELYQAGEISYDDALRYADSQNEVRLRIKLSQGGDAKTLAQGLDGVEIAGVR; encoded by the coding sequence ATGAGCACCATCGATTTCACCTCGTTCCTCAAGCTGATGGCGCACCAGAAGGCGTCGGACCTGTTCATCACCGCGGCGATGCCGCCGTCGATGAAGGTGAACGGCAAGATCAGCCCGATCACGCAGACGCCGCTGACTCCGCAACAGAGCCGCGACATGGTGCTCAACGTGATGACGCCGGCGCAGCGTGAGGAGTTCGAGAAGACCCACGAATGCAACTTCGCCATCGGCCTGTCCGGTGTCGGCCGCTTCCGCGTCAGCTGCTTCTACCAGCGCAACCAGGTCGGCATGGTGCTGCGCCGCATCGAGACGCGCATCCCGACGGTGGAGGAACTGAGCCTGCCGCCGGTGATCAAGACGCTGGCGATGACCAAGCGCGGCATCATCCTGTTCGTCGGTGCCACCGGCACCGGCAAGTCGACCTCGCTGGCGGCGATGATCGGCTACCGCAACCAGAACTCGACCGGGCACATCATCACCATCGAGGACCCGATCGAGTTCGTGCACAAGCACGAGGGCTGCATCGTCACCCAGCGCGAGGTCGGCATCGACACCGACAGCTGGGAAGCGGCGCTGAAGAACACCCTGCGGCAGGCGCCGGACGTGATCATGATCGGCGAGATCCGCACCCGCGAGGGCATGGACCACGCCATCGCCTTCGCCGAGACCGGCCACCTGGTGCTGGCCACGCTGCATGCCAACAACGCCAACCAGGCGATGGACCGCATCATCAACTTCTTCCCGGAAGACCGCCGCAACCAGCTGTTGATGGATCTGTCGCTGAACCTCAAGGGCGTGGTCGCCCAGCAGCTGGTGCCCACGCCCGACGGCAAGGCGCGCCGCGTGGCGATGGAAATCCTGCTTGGCACGCCGCTGGTGCAGGACTACATCCGTGACGGCGAGATCCACAAGCTCAAGGAAGTGATGAAGGATTCGGTGCAACTGGGCATGAAGACCTTCGACCAGAGCCTGTTCGAGCTGTACCAGGCCGGCGAGATCAGCTACGACGATGCGCTGCGCTATGCCGACTCGCAGAACGAGGTGCGTTTGCGCATCAAGCTCTCGCAGGGCGGCGATGCCAAGACCCTGGCGCAGGGGCTGGACGGCGTGGAGATCGCGGGCGTGCGCTGA